Proteins from one Microtus pennsylvanicus isolate mMicPen1 chromosome 7, mMicPen1.hap1, whole genome shotgun sequence genomic window:
- the Tmprss3 gene encoding transmembrane protease serine 3, with protein MAAPEIVEVEPEASTRGPEIVTMGENDPPAAEAPFSFRSLFGLDDLKISPVAPDADAVAAQILSLLPLKFFPIIVIGIIALILALAIGLGIHFDCSGKYRCRSSFKCIELTARCDGVSDCKDGEDEYRCVRVSGQRAALQVFTAAAWRTVCSDDWKNHYAKVACAQMGFPSYVSSDHLRVDALEEQFQGDFVSINHLLPDDKVTTLHHSVYLREGCASGRVVTLRCSACGLRTGYSPRIVGGNMSSLAQWPWQVSLQFQGYHLCGGSVITPLWIVTAAHCVYDLYHPKSWTVQVGLVSLMDSPVPSHLVEKIIYHSKYKPKRLGNDIALMKLAEPLTFDETIQPVCLPNSEENFPDGKLCWTSGWGATEDGGDASPVLNHAAVPLISNKICNHRDVYGGIISPSMLCAGYLKGGVDSCQGDSGGPLVCQERRLWKLVGATSFGIGCAEVNKPGVYTRITAFLDWIHEQLERDLKT; from the exons GTGGAGGTGGAGCCAGAAGCCAGCACCAGAGGCCCTGAGATAGTCACTATGGGGGAGAATGATCCTCCAGCGGCTGAAGCCCCCTTCTCCTTCAGATCGCTCTTCGGCTTGGATGATTTGAAAATAAGTCCTGTGGCGCCAG ATGCAGACGCGGTGGCTGCGCAGATCTTGTCCCTGCTGCCCTTGAAGTTTTTTCCGATCATCGTCATTGGGATCATTGCCTTGATACTGGCGCTGGCCATCGGCCTGGGCA tcCACTTCGACTGCTCTGGGAAGTACAGGTGCCGTTCGTCTTTCAAGTGCATCGAACTGACAGCTCGTTGCGACGGGGTCTCTGACTGCAAGGACGGGGAGGATGAGTACCGATGTG TGCGGGTGAGTGGCCAGAGAGCCGCGCTCCAGGTGTTCACGGCTGCTGCCTGGAGGACCGTGTGCTCTGATGACTGGAAAAACCACTATGCCAAGGTTGCCTGTGCCCAGATGGGGTTTCCCAG CTATGTAAGCTCGGACCACCTCAGAGTGGACGCACTTGAGGAGCAGTTCCAGGGTGACTTCGTGTCCATCAATCACCTCTTGCCAGATGACAAGGTGACCACGTTGCACCACTCTGTGTACTTGAG GGAAGGCTGTGCCTCGGGACGCGTGGTCACCTTGAGGTGCTCGG CCTGTGGCCTGAGAACCGGCTACAGTCCTCGCATTGTGGGTGGAAACATGTCCTCGCTCGCCCAGTGGCCCTGGCAGGTcagcctccagttccaggggtacCATCTGTGTGGGGGCTCAGTCATCACCCCTCTGTGGATTGTCACCGCTGCACACTGTGTTTACGA CCTGTACCACCCCAAGTCCTGGACCGTCCAGGTGGGTCTTGTGTCCCTGATGGACAGCCCCGTGCCCTCCCATCTGGTGGAGAAGATCATCTACCACAGCAAATACAAGCCGAAGCGGCTAGGCAATGACATCGCCCTCATGAAACTGGCTGAGCCGCTCACATTTGATG AGACCATCCAGCCCGTCTGTCTGCCCAACTCGGAAGAGAACTTTCCTGATGGGAAACTGTGCTGGACATCAGGATGGGGGGCCACGGAGGATGGAG gtgACGCCTCCCCTGTCCTGAACCACGCGGCTGTCCCATTAATTTCCAACAAGATCTGCAACCACAGGGATGTGTACGGCGGCATCATCTCCCCGTCCATGCTCTGTGCAGGCTATCTGAAGGGCGGTGTGGACAGCTGCCAG GGAGACAGTGGGGGGCCCCTGGTGTGCCAGGAGAGGAGACTGTGGAAGCTTGTGGGCGCCACTAGCTTTGGCATTGGCTGTGCTGAGGTGAACAAGCCTGGGGTCTATACCCGCATCACCGCCTTCCTGGATTGGATTCATGAGCAGCTGGAG AGAGACCTGAAGACTTGA